In Tissierellales bacterium, the DNA window CACAACTAGTTGAAAGCTTTCTAGGAGTTGGTGAAATAACATATTTTATACCTTCTTCTTTCAAAGAGGACTCTAGCTTTAATCCTTGACTATAATTAGGAAACAAAATATAATGCTTTTCCAACTAAATCATCTCCAAAAACGCCTCAACTCTCGTTCTTATTTGTCCAGTATCTTCTTCTGAATAATCAGTTTCTACCATTAGTACTGGTATATCATTGTCTTTAAGTACCTTTTCAACTTGGTTATATTCTATTGCATAAGTATGGCAGAAAGATAAATTATAGTAGATTACACCATCTATATCGTATTCTTCTGAGTATCTTAGAATATCTTCTGTTCTACCATCGTTTGGCGTAAAACAAGCACAGTTTATATTCATATATCTATCGGCCATATTTTTTACTAACTCATCAATAGTTTCTCCTTCAGCTGATATTTCATTTTCATAATATCTAGTTCCAATACAAGTTTCTTCTACTACAATTTCAGCATCTAAACCTTCTACTATAGAATGCATCTTCCAATTTGGT includes these proteins:
- a CDS encoding DUF3343 domain-containing protein, producing MEKHYILFPNYSQGLKLESSLKEEGIKYVISPTPRKLSTSCGISIMYRKKDEERIKSIIKGKSIKVEGLFTLDK